From a single Lolium rigidum isolate FL_2022 chromosome 7, APGP_CSIRO_Lrig_0.1, whole genome shotgun sequence genomic region:
- the LOC124672981 gene encoding uncharacterized protein LOC124672981, with protein MATTARAIRLVASSTSTTQRSILAAHRRLLSITTEAAGAGDPAVHSGEPPSDDYADRPPKFSVAEEATKGSDDKHTSATTPRPSESASTTTKEERVPPFGPSGKLGSQELADPAAGSTFTQKRRRSSAPAGSDPLGDATPGDEEAAARKVREEDREYYRTHKPSPLAEVEFADTRKPLARHTDGGAEDRMEHDVEGTMVRDTADASLARAEAMFREAASRGNPAWPHSRALAAMLARRRGEGEAGDGGTAPWGS; from the coding sequence ATGGCCACTACAGCACGAGCtatccgcctcgtcgcctcaagcACATCAACCACCCAACGCAGCATCCTAGCCGCACACCGCCGCCTGCTGTCCATCACAACGgaagccgccggcgccggcgaccctGCCGTCCACTCCGGCGAGCCGCCGAGCGACGACTACGCCGACcgccccccgaagttctccgtcgCCGAGGAAGCCACCAAGGGATCAGACGACAAGCACACGTCAGCAACGACGCCACGGCCGTCGGAGTCGGCGTCCACCACCACCAAAGAAGAGCGCGTCCCGCCGTTCGGCCCCTCGGGGAAGCTCGGTTCCCAGGAGCTCGCGGACCCGGCGGCAGGCTCGACGTTCACGCAGAAGCGGCGCCGGTCTTCCGCGCCCGCGGGGAGCGACCCTCTCGGCGACGCGACGCCCggggacgaggaggcggcggcgcgcaagGTGAGGGAGGAGGACCGGGAGTACTACCGGACGCACAAGCCCTCGCCGCTGGCCGAGGTGGAGTTCGCGGACACGAGGAAGCCCCTGGCGCGCCACACGGACGGCGGCGCCGAGGACAGGATGGAGCACGATGTGGAGGGCACGATGGTGAGGGACACGGCCGACGCGTCGCTCGCCCGCGCCGAGGCTATGTTCCGGGAGGCCGCGTCGCGCGGGAACCCTGCGTGGCCGCACTCCCGCGCGCTCGCCGCCATGCTGGCACGCCGCCGCGGGGAGGGCGAAGCTGGTGACGGAGGCACCGCGCCGTGGGGAAGCTGA